From Pseudomonadota bacterium, one genomic window encodes:
- the tig gene encoding trigger factor — protein MKVEVVDIDRVTKKVEVVVPGEQVTEISEKIYEELKKKAKIKGFRPGKTPRSILATYYKEYIEDELKKRVIETTMPGALSEVRVSPVTEPVADFIEEEGRFGYTLLCEVLPEIELPSYKGIEVEVDAIHVTDEEINTRIESMRGMHAEMITRESGAGAQKGDFIIIKYQGYMNGKPVKDIATEAYPLELGTSQLMPEFESALYDMKAGETKEINIDFPEDYPNKDIANKTVLFKVEIKDVREKRLPEVNDEFAKDINFENMEKLREGLKGEIEKEKHNSRRQLVSQKITETLISGVDIPVPKRLLEKRTEAMMEDAKMRFNTEKFTEEELQAFQSNFKKDFEKKAEERIKADIILAKIAEMETIKLEDDDVHNRMKKIAEETKRPYDDVKGFYEKYDLIESMKNSIMQEKTIDFLRDNATIKEKI, from the coding sequence ATGAAAGTAGAGGTAGTTGATATTGATCGAGTTACAAAAAAGGTTGAAGTAGTAGTCCCTGGTGAACAGGTAACGGAAATATCAGAAAAGATTTATGAAGAATTAAAGAAAAAGGCAAAAATAAAGGGTTTCAGGCCAGGAAAGACTCCCAGATCTATTCTGGCAACTTATTACAAAGAGTATATTGAAGATGAATTAAAGAAGAGGGTTATTGAAACAACAATGCCTGGGGCCCTTTCAGAGGTAAGGGTTAGCCCTGTAACAGAGCCTGTTGCAGATTTTATTGAGGAAGAAGGGCGCTTTGGTTATACCCTTCTATGCGAAGTCCTGCCGGAAATAGAATTACCTTCCTACAAAGGGATAGAAGTTGAAGTGGATGCCATTCATGTTACAGACGAAGAAATTAACACAAGAATTGAAAGTATGAGAGGGATGCACGCTGAAATGATAACCCGTGAAAGTGGTGCAGGGGCACAAAAGGGCGATTTTATCATTATTAAGTATCAGGGTTATATGAATGGAAAACCTGTTAAAGATATTGCAACAGAGGCTTATCCGCTTGAACTTGGCACATCTCAGCTCATGCCGGAATTTGAAAGCGCGTTGTATGATATGAAAGCAGGTGAAACAAAGGAAATCAATATAGACTTCCCTGAAGACTATCCGAATAAGGATATAGCTAATAAAACAGTACTTTTTAAGGTTGAGATCAAGGATGTCAGAGAGAAAAGGCTTCCGGAAGTAAATGACGAATTTGCCAAAGACATAAATTTTGAAAATATGGAGAAACTGAGGGAAGGGCTGAAGGGAGAAATAGAAAAGGAAAAACACAACTCAAGAAGACAGCTTGTTTCCCAGAAAATCACTGAGACACTAATCAGTGGTGTTGATATCCCTGTCCCGAAAAGGCTTCTTGAGAAACGAACTGAAGCAATGATGGAAGATGCAAAAATGCGTTTCAATACTGAAAAATTTACAGAGGAAGAGCTACAGGCATTTCAGAGTAATTTTAAAAAGGATTTTGAAAAGAAGGCCGAAGAGAGAATCAAAGCAGATATAATACTGGCTAAGATTGCAGAAATGGAGACGATCAAGCTTGAAGACGATGATGTTCACAACAGAATGAAAAAGATTGCAGAGGAAACAAAAAGACCATATGATGATGTTAAAGGGTTTTACGAAAAATATGACCTTATAGAGAGTATGAAGAACAGTATCATGCAGGAAAAGACGATTGATTTTTTAAGAGATAATGCGACTATAAAGGAGAAGATATGA